DNA from Acidimicrobiales bacterium:
GCGGGTCGCCGGTGGCGGCGAAGGCGCGGGACCGCGAACCGCCACACACCTCGCGGTACTCGCAGCGTCCGCACCGGCCCCCGAACCCCGTCGGGTCGCGCAGCGCCCGGAGCAGGGGAGCATCGCGATAGATCTCCCGCAGGGGGCGCTCACGCACCGACCCGACGGGGATGGGAAGGAACCCGCTCGGCTGGACGATGCCCAGGTGGTCGACGAACACGAACCCCCGCCCGGCGTTCACGTCCATCGGCGGCCGGGCCCGACGCTCGCCGGTACCGGTACCCAACACCTCCCGTGTCCGGGCGGTGAGCTCCTCCCACACCGGGCCCCGACTCCCGGGCTGCTGGGCGTCGGGATGCGACCGCTGGATCGCCACCCGACGGTAGTAGGGCGCCTCGGTGGTCTTGACCGGGAGGTGGTGGGAGATGTCGTGCAGCCAGTGGATCACGTCCTCCACCTCGTGGGGCTCGAGGGCGTCGAGATCGGTGCCGCGACCGGTCTTGACCAGGAAGAACACGCTCCACAACCCGGTGCCGGCCTCGACGACCTGGCGAAGCATCGATGGCAGCTCGGACACGTTGGTCCGGGTGACGGTGGTGTTGATCTGGAGCCGAAAGCCCAGCTCGACCGCGGTGCGGGCTGCGGGCCAGGTGGCGGCGAACACCCCGTCGACGCCCCGGAAGCCGTCGTGGGTGGCGGCTGAGGCCCCGTCGAGCGAGAGCGAGACGGCCCTGGCACCCGCTTCGCGCAGCTCGACGAGGGCGTCGCGGGTGAGGCGCGGTGTCACCGACGGAGCCAGTGCCATGCTCAGCCCGGTCGATGCGCCGTGGCGGACGAGGTCGGCGAGGTCGTCACGTTGGAACGGGTCGCCGCCGGTGAGGACGACGATCTGGCGAGGAGGCCCCCACGCCGCGATGTCGTCGAGCATGGCTCGCCCCTCGGCGGTGGTCAGCTCGTCGGGGTCGCGGTCGGGGATCGAGGTCGCACGGCAGTGGGCACAGGCGAGCGCGCAGGCCCGGGTCACCTCCCAGATCACGAGGAAGGGTCGGTCTGCCTTGTCCTGGCGAGTGGTCCGGACGGCGCCGTCGGGAGAGGCAAGCCTGGACATCAGACGACCTCCGGTGTCGTCGCGAGTCTGGTGGCGGCCGCCGCCCGATCGCCGGAGGCGATGCAGGCCGCGATGCCGATCCCGTCACAGGAGGCGCCGGCCAGCTCCAGCCCGGGGTGGAGGGCCAAACGTTCGCGCACCGCGGCCATGCGGTCGAGGTGTCCGACCTCGAGCTGTGGCAGCGCGCGGGGCCACCGGTGGACCTGCACCTCGGTCGGGTCGGCGGCCAGACCGGTCGCCTCGGCGAGGTCGGCGTGGAGGGCCTCGGCCAGCTGCTGGTCGTCGAGGGACGCCACGAGCGGCGAACCGGCTCGCCCCGCCGAGAGTCGTACGAGGAAGTGATCAGGGGGCTGCAGGTGTGGCCACTTGGAGGAGAGGAAGGTGGCCGCCTTGAGGGCCCGGCCGGAGGAGCTGGGTACCAGCAACCCGGTGGCCATCATCGCCTCGACCCTGTCGGTGGCGCTGCGGGGATAGACGGCCACGACCGTGGCCACCGACGCGGTGCGCACCGAACCCAGGGTGTCCTCGCACCCGGGGGTGATCGGCTCCAGCAGCGATGCAGCAGCAGCCGCCGGCAGCGCGACCACCACGGCGTCGACGTCGAGCGCGAGGCCGCCCGCGGTGGACACCTCGTAGCCCCGTTCGACCGGGGTGATGGTCGACACCCGCGCGGACGTCCGCACCTCGACGTCGACGCCGTCGAGCAGATGGTCGATGAGGGTGACCAGGCCCTCGCCGAAGGTGGCGAAGGCTGGTGGCGGTGGCTTCGGGCCGCCCCGTCGGGCGAGGACCAGGGATCGGTGCCGGCCGGCGACGGCGGCGAGCTGGGGGACCGCTGCCCGCAGCGAGAGCTGGGTCACATCCCCCGCATGCAGGCTGCCCAACACGGGATCGACGAGGCGGCTGGTGACCTGGGTACCGAACCGCTGTGAGAGGAAGTGGCCGACACTGATGTCCCGGCGGTCGGGGAGCCCGCCTGGGATCAGGGGCTCGAAGGCGGCTCGGGCCAGCCCCCGCGGCGACAGGATGCCCGAGCGCACCACCGGGCCGAGACGGG
Protein-coding regions in this window:
- a CDS encoding TIGR04053 family radical SAM/SPASM domain-containing protein; the encoded protein is MSRLASPDGAVRTTRQDKADRPFLVIWEVTRACALACAHCRATSIPDRDPDELTTAEGRAMLDDIAAWGPPRQIVVLTGGDPFQRDDLADLVRHGASTGLSMALAPSVTPRLTRDALVELREAGARAVSLSLDGASAATHDGFRGVDGVFAATWPAARTAVELGFRLQINTTVTRTNVSELPSMLRQVVEAGTGLWSVFFLVKTGRGTDLDALEPHEVEDVIHWLHDISHHLPVKTTEAPYYRRVAIQRSHPDAQQPGSRGPVWEELTARTREVLGTGTGERRARPPMDVNAGRGFVFVDHLGIVQPSGFLPIPVGSVRERPLREIYRDAPLLRALRDPTGFGGRCGRCEYREVCGGSRSRAFAATGDPLAEDPTCVHDPGAPVEIS
- the hemG gene encoding protoporphyrinogen oxidase, which produces MPLASSGRVAVIGGGITGLVAARRLAQSGAEVTVLEAGRRLGGQVHTVQVAGLPVDVGAEALHLSAPQVSALVDELGLADQLIRSFPGSANIWNGDELLPLPAGVGPTGPTRLGPVVRSGILSPRGLARAAFEPLIPGGLPDRRDISVGHFLSQRFGTQVTSRLVDPVLGSLHAGDVTQLSLRAAVPQLAAVAGRHRSLVLARRGGPKPPPPAFATFGEGLVTLIDHLLDGVDVEVRTSARVSTITPVERGYEVSTAGGLALDVDAVVVALPAAAAASLLEPITPGCEDTLGSVRTASVATVVAVYPRSATDRVEAMMATGLLVPSSSGRALKAATFLSSKWPHLQPPDHFLVRLSAGRAGSPLVASLDDQQLAEALHADLAEATGLAADPTEVQVHRWPRALPQLEVGHLDRMAAVRERLALHPGLELAGASCDGIGIAACIASGDRAAAATRLATTPEVV